The nucleotide sequence GACCGAAGACCGTGTACAGCCTTGGCCCGGAGCTGGACAGGCTGGCGGACGCTGTGGAGTCGGCGCTGGACATGCCCGCCATACTCAGGCTGATGGGGCTGGACTGAAGCCTGGGCCCGCCAGCTAGCTCGCGGGGTTTGCCGCAGCCTTGCCCCGCCACTGGCTCAGCAGTACGCCGAGCACTATGAGGGCAGCCCCGCCGTATTGGGCGGGGAGCAGTTTTTCGTCCAGCAGGGCAATGCCGAACAGCAGGGCAAAAACAGGGATAAGGTTGGTGTAGGCGGCGGCCCGCCCGGCGTTAAGGCGCTTGACGCCAAAATTGTACAGGCCGTATCCGGCAAAGGTAACGATGCCGCCAAGATAGAGCAGACAGGCCCAGGGCGCCCAGGCGGGAAAGGTTCTGCCAAGGCTGACAAGCGCGGCGGATTCAGGAATGGTCGCGGCCAGCAGGCAAAAAAAGACCATGCCCACAAAGGCCTGCACGGCCGTGATGCACAGTGCGCTGTACTGGGCCGAAAGGTGGCGGGCCAGCACGGTGTACCCGGCGGCGCAACACATGGCGACGCCTTCAAGGATGTTGCCCAGCAGGGGGTTGGCCGCTTTTTCGTCCGGCACGGCGGTCAGGGTCAGCCAGGTGACGCCGCATACCGCCAGCAAAAAACCCAGCCACATGCGCAGGCCGGCGTGTTCGCGCAGCGTGGCAAAGGCGGTTACGGCCACCAGCAGCGGCAGCATGGAAGTGATCATGCCTGCCTGCGAGGCGGTGGTAAGCCGCAGGGCGTTGGTTTCAAAAAGAAAAAAAAGACAGGGTTCGCACAGGGCCATGAGCGTGAGCGTGCCCAGATGCCCGTGCGTTTTCAGTTCGCGCCACAGCCTCGGCCATAGGGGCAAAAAAACAATGCAGGCCACGAGCATGCGCCCTGCCATGGTTTGCAGGGGGCTCAGGGTGGTCAGGGCAATGCGCAGCACGACAAAGGTGGACCCCCAAAAAGCCATGGCGGTCAGCAGTGCCAGATGGGGCAGCAGATTGGGAGCGGTGGGGGGCATGGCGGTTTTTCGGTTTCTCCAGACTGGTCGCGGATGATTTTTGCTGCAGCCTATGGTAAGAAGCCCAATACTTCAAGGTTCAGCTGTACCAGTTGATTGCGCGGGGCATTGCCTGACGGTTTGCGGTTTGGCGGAGGCAACATTGCCTGCGGGAGCACGAAGCATGAGCATCAAAACCATCATCAAAACTTCCAATCTCGCGCAGTTGCTGCTTCTTTTGCTGCTGGGGCTTTGCCTTGTATCCTTTGGGCGCGGGCTGCACGAAAGCAGGCGGACGCTCGAAAACTATTACAGGCTCGATTCCCTGCTGGTGGATGTGGAAACCAACACCCGCCAGAGCTATGAAGAAGCCAATGCCTTCATGTTTACCGGCAGTCCTGAAAGGTACGCCAACTGGCAGATACTGAGCCAGGCCAGAGCGGGGGCGCAGCAGGATTCCGCCATGCACGGCGTGTCTTTTGAGGACACGGCGCGCAATCTCAACCTGTCCACGAGCCTGCAGGTGCAGGTGCAGTCGCTGCTTGCCCGGCGCAAACACCTGGACAATCTGCTGGATACCGCCGTCAGCATGGCCGTGGGCAGCAGCGGCCCCCCGCACTGGGACAGGGACAGCCTTGATTTGCGCGGCGCGCAAAACTGGGCCGACAGGGTAAACCTGGACAGCGAGGTGCAGCAGATGCTGTTCAGCGCCCAGACCCTGCGCGAGGTGCAGTACCGCAGTTTTCTCGACCAGGTAAGCATGCAGGAAGAGCCGCTCGTGCAGATGGTCTGGGCCATGGGTATCGCCTTGCTGGCCCTGGCCGCCAGCGCGCTTGCCAACATCTATATTTTTCAAAAAAGGGTTGCGCAGCCGCTGGACGAGGTCAGCCTGTACGCCGAGGGCGTGGCTGCGGGCGAGGATCCCCAGCCGGTCAAGCTCAGATACAGGGACGAGCTTTCGGGCATGTTTGGCTCGCTGCAGCGCATGAAGGGAACCCTGTTTACGCGTATACGCGAGCTCAAGGAGGCCGAACGCTGGGCGCGTAAAAGCAAGCAGCAGGCCGTGCTTGCCCGGGCGCAGGCCCTGACCTCGCTGGAGCTTGCCCAAAAGGCCTCGCATGTGCAGGAAGACTTTTTGCGGCGTATGAGCCACGAAATACGCACGCCCCTCAACGCCATTATCGGCATGAGCTATCTCAGCCTGCAGACGGGCCTCAGCGGCGTGCAGCGCGATTACATGTCGCAGATCAACACGTCCGGCAGCGTGCTGCTGGACATGGTCAACCGCATCCTCGATTTTTCCAGCGTCAACGAGGGCTTGCTGCGGCGTGAAAGCCGCGCTTTTCTGCTGCCCCGGCTGCTGGAGCTGCTGCGGCAAAGTGTTGCGGGCAGCGCCCTTGATAAGCATCTGGAACTCCATTTTACCCTTGATTCTGACGTGCCCAAAGTTATAGAGGGCGACGAGCGCCATCTTGAAGAAGCGCTGCGCATCCTTTTGGACAACGCGGTCAAGTACACCCGCACGGGTTCTGTGGAGTGCAGCGTGCAATACGCGCGCGACGGCGGGCAGGACGATGCCTGCCGCCTGCTTTTTGTGGTGGCGGACACCGGTCCCGGCATGGATTCGACCCTTAAGGAAAAACTTTTTGAGCCCTTTGCTCTGGGCGACGAATCGATGACCCGCTCGACCAGCGGCCTCGGCCTCGGGCTGGCGCTGGCCCGTCAGCTGGTCAACCTGCTGGGCGGCGAGCTGTCTGTGGCAAGCTCGCTGGGCAAGGGCAGCCGCTTTTTCTTTGAGCTTTCGTTTGGCCGGGTGCAACATGGCGAAGCGCCGGAATCCCTCTCCGCCCAGGAGGAGGCGCTCGCCGCCGTAGAGAGCATTTTTACCCCCGCCGATGTGCAGCAGCAGACCGTGCTGGTAGTGGAAGACAACGACATCAACGCCCAGATCGCCAGCGAGCTGCTTGCTCAGGCCCGGCTGGCAGTGCGTGTGGCCTCCAATGGCCTGGCGGCGGTGGAAGAAGTGCGCCGTGGAGGCGTTGACCTGGTGCTCATGGACGTGCAGATGCCGGTGATGGACGGCCTCGAAGCCACTACGCGCATACGCGAACTGGGCTATACGCCGGAGATTCTGCCGATTTTGGCCATGACGGCGCATGCCGACGCAGCCTCGCGCATGGACGGAAAAAATGTGGGGATGAACGACTACCTCACCAAGCCGGTGGATCCGGCAGCCCTGTACGCGGCGCTTGAAAAATGGCTGCCGGGCGGGCTTGAATTCAACCCGCTGACCCAGGGCGGCGTCCCATGCGTGGCAACGGTGGAGGAGAGCGCAGGGCAGGGGCTGGACGTTATGCGTTCAGCGGATGCCGCCGTGGCTGAGCCGGAGGGGCTGGCCGTCAACGTGGAGGCGGGGCTTGCCACCGTGGGCGGCAACCGCGACCTGTACCGCGAGCTTTTGCTGCGTTTTGTCGACCACTATGGCGAAAGCGCCAGAGAGCTGCGCGGGATGCTGGCCTGCGGCGACTTGCGGGGAGCGGCGCGGCTGGCGCATACGGTCAAGGGCGTTGCCGCCAATCTGGGCGTGGAGCGCGTCTGCCGCCTCACGCGGCGCATGGAAAGCTCCCTGCCGCTGAACCCGCCCGGCGAAAGCCTGATGGATGAATTTGAAAAGAGCATGGATGAAGTGCTCATGCGCGTACGTTGCCTTGAGGGCGCAAACGCCATGACCACCACCGGCACGCTGCACCTGGACGGCGAGCACCGCGAGGCCCTGACGGCCCTGATGGCGGAGCTGCCGGAACTGATGGAAGTTGACTGGGGCAATGCGGAAAGCACGCTGGAAAGCTTTGTGCCCTTTGTGGACGGCACGCCGTATGCGGAAGATCTGGCCGCCATCCTTGCTTCGGTAAAGGACTTTGACAACGGGGCGTTGCAGGGGCAGGCGGCCGCCCTGCAAATCCGCCTGCTGGGTGATCGAGCGTGAAAACCGTATTTTGCCTCGACGACAAGATCCAGTACCTGACGCTGCTCAAGGTGGCTGTGCGCTCCCTGCGCGCGGTGCAGGGCAGCGAAGCCCCCTGCCTGTGCGTGTATGCGGGCAGCGACGCGGCCCTGCTGGCCGAGCTTGAGGCCGAGAACATCCCCGTGGCGCGGTATGCTCCGCGTCTTGACCCCAGCGGCTTTACCCCGTTGGGGCAGGCCTGCGCCGGGTGTTTTCTCAAGCTCGAGCTGGCGCTTGTGCCCGAGCTTGCGCAGGACGACCGCGTGCTTTACTGCGATACGGACGTGCTGTTTTACCGTCCGCTTGATGAACTTTTTGCGCAGCAGCCGACGTATGTGGGCATGGCCAGGGAATACACGGCGCCCTTTTTTCACCAGTACCAGCAGCTGTCGTACGAATACAGGGGCGCCAGCTACACGGTGCCCCTGCCGTTCCCCATCTGGACATATTCGAGCGGCGTGGCCCTGTTTAATCTGGACAGGCTGCGCAAGCGCGATTTTATCGGGCACTTCATGGCCTTTTGCAAAGAGAACGAATCTCGCATCGGCAACCTTGACCAGTCGCTGATCAATTATTTTTTCGGCAAGCGCATCACCCGGCTGGACGACTGCTGGAACTGCCCGCCGTACCGGGAGGAATGCAGGGATGCGGCACGGATAGTGCATTTTCACGGGCCAAAACCATGGGAGCACAACAGGCCCGAGCTGGCCGACCTGCGCATCAACCATTACCCCTACATGCGTGAGCGCTGGATGGAATACCTGACCTCGCAGGAGCGTGCGCTTGTGCAGAGCTGGGCCTGAAACCGGTGTTGCGTCAGGATGCGCGGCCAGCCGGGTGGACGGTCTGGATTTGTTCTGACCTCTGAAGTATTTTGCGCATTGACCGATAAGAATGAAAACCGGGCCTTAAAAAACCCAATTAACGCAGTCGGCAACGGCGCGTAACAGGCCTGGCCGCAGCGGTTGCGGCGGTTCAAGGGCCGAAAACGCCCGCTTATACCATGGAGGCCATCCCATGACGGATACAATGGACGCGGCGCAAGCGCCGAGGCTGGAGGCGCAGGACTCTGACCAGGAACACGACGGCGACCTGCTCCAGCTCGTCACCTTTCGCATTGGCGAAGAAGAATTCGGGGTTGATATCCTTTCTGTTCAGGAAATCATCCGGCTCATGCAGATTACCATGGTGCCCCATGCCGCAGCGTTTATCGAAGGCGTCATCAACCTGCGCGGCAAGGTTATTCCCGTCATCAACATGCGCACCCGGTTCAGCCTGCCTGCGGTGGAGCATGACGCCAACACGCGCATTGTGGTGATGGAATTCAACCAGAAGATCGTGGGTTTTCTGGTTGACGGCGTGTCCGAAGTGCTGCGCATCCCCGTCTCAACCGTCGAACCCGCGCCCCCGGTAGTGTGCGGCATCGGCTCGGAGTACATACGCGGGGTGGGCAAGCTCGAAGACCGACTGCTCATTCTGCTTGACCTCGACACGTTATTGAGCGACATGAACGCCGATGCGGGTTAGCATGGCGGCCAGGCGCGCACACCTGAATCTGCACGGACGGCGGGTCTGTTGAAGCCCGGCTGCCTGCGCTTTTTTGAGTGAACGACGCGCAGCCTGAAGCCAAAGCCAGCCGGAGCGGCCCAGCCGCTACGGTCATGCCGCCGCAGCAGGAGGCCTTATGTCCATGCGTCTTTCCCGTTCCATTGTGGGTGAAGCAGAAGCCCGCGCAGTCAGCCGCGTCATCACTGAAGATGGCTACCTCGGCATGGGCAACGAGGTGCGCCTTTTTGAAGAAGAAGTGGCGCGCTACATTGGCGTCAAGCCCAGTCAGGTTATCACGGTCAATACGGGCACAGCGGCCCTGCATCTGGCTGTGGACGCCGTTGCCGCGCAGTGCCGCGTAGACGGCAAACCCGAAGTCCTCGTTCCATCGCTTACCTTTGTGGCGTCTTTTCAGGCCATCGCCGCCGCAGGCTGCGTGCCTGTGGCCTGCGATGTGCTGGCAGAAACCGGCACCATTGATCTTGCCGATGCCGAGCGCCGCGTGACCCCCCGCACCATTGCCATCATGCCAGTGCACTATGCCAGCAACCCCTGGCATCTCGATGCCGTGTACAGTTTTGCCCGCGACAGGGGCCTGCGCGTTGTGGAAGACGCCGCCCATGCCTTTGGCTGCAAAAGCCACGGGCGCATGATCGGCAGCTTTGGCGACATGGTCTGCTTCAGCTTTGACGGCATAAAAAATATCACCTGCGGCGAAGGCGGCTGTCTGGTGGCCTTTGACGAAGAGGCCGGGCAGCTGGCTTCGGACGCCCGCCTGCTCTCTGTGGCCAACGATGCGCAAAAGCGCTTTACGGGCGGGCGCTCGTGGGATCCGGACGTCAAGCGGCAGGGCTGGCGCTACCATATGAGCAACATCATGGCCGCCATTGGCCGCGTACAGCTTGGACGCCTTGAGGCGGAATTCATACCGGCCAGGCGGGCGCTTACAGCCATTTATGAAGAACGGCTCGCCGGGGTGGACGGTCTGGCGTTGCTGGCCACTGACCCGCAGGATTTTGTTGTGCGCCACATCATGCCCGTGCGTGTGCTTGACGGCCGCAAGGACGCGGTCAAGGAATTTTTGGCCGCGCGGGACATCCCCACCGGCGTGCACTACAAGCCCAACCACCTGTTGAGCTGCTTTGGCGGGGGAGCCCAGTCGCTGCCCGTAACAGAGCAGCTCTATGCCGAGCTGGTAACCCTGCCCCTGCACCCCGGCCTCAGCGTCGAAGATGTGGAGAGCGTGTGCGAAGCGCTTGTTGCGGCACTGAAGTAACCGCATCCGCAAGGGTGGCCCGCCGTGGCTAGCGGCTGGCAAAGACTGCCTGGCTGCTCCCGGCTTGCGGCGCTGGCGCGCGGGCTTTTGGCCCGGCGCTGGGTGCGCTTTGGCATTGTGGGCGGCGCGGCTTCGGCGAGCTACTTTTTGCTGGGGTTGCTGTTTGTCAACGTGCTGCAGCTACCTACGCTGGCGGGCAATGCCCTGGCCTTTGCGCTCAGTTTTATCGTATCCTATCTTGGGCAATGCCTGTGGACGTTCCGCGCGGCGGATGCGGGCGCGGGCATTGCCACCCACCGCTCCATGCTGCCGCGCTATGCGGCTACCCAGGCCGTGGGCCTGGGTCTGAATTCAGCCATTATCTGGCTGCTCATGCAAATGGGCGTCCCCTATGCCTGGGCCATGCCCATAGCCGTATTGCTTGTGCCGGTTATGGTCTATATGCTGTGCAAAGTCTGGGTATTCAAAAAGCAGGCGTCGTTTGCCCCGGTCGGAGCAAGGCAGACGCCTCCGCAACCTTCGGCCGACTCCGGCCCTGCCCGCAACAAGGATAACGCATGAATGCCCCAGCTGTTTCGGTTATCATGAACTGCCTGAACAGTTCCCGCGATCTGCGCGAAGCCATGGACAGCCTCATGGCCCAGACCTTTGCGGATTTTGAAGTCATTTTTTGGGACAATTGCTCCACTGACGGGAGCCCCGCCATTGCCCGGAGTTACGGCGACAGGGTGCGCTATTTTCGCGGCGAGACCATCGTGCCGCTGGGCGAGGGGCGCAACCTGGCGCTGGCCCAGGCGCGCGGGCGCTATCTGGCCTTTCTCGACTGCGACGACGTGTGGAAACCCACCAAGCTGGAGCGCCAGGTCGCCCTGTTTGAAGCCAACCCCCGCGTGGGGCTGGTATGCACCGATACGGAGATATTTGACGGCAGGCGGGTGCTCAAACGGCTGTTTGCCGAAACCTCGCCCGCAAGAGGCATGGCCTTTGCCGCGCTGATGCAGCGGCAGTGGATATCCATGTCGTCGGCCATGGTCAGCCGCGAGGCGCTGACGAGCCTTTCGGCGGATAAAATTCCCTCCGGGCAGGGCAGCAACGGGGGCTGGTTTGACCAGAGCCTCAACGTCTGCGAAGAGGCCGACGTTTTTTATCGCATTGCCCACGACTGGGAGCTGGACTTTGTGGATGAGCCCCTGACCATGTGGCGGGTGCACGGCAACAACACCACGTTCAGAAAATTTGGGCAATTTGCCGATGAAACCCTGCGCATACTTGAAAAGCACCGGATGCTTTATCCCGGATATGATCAGGAATATTCGGAGCTTGTAGCAATGATGACCCGCAGGGCGGGTTTTCAGAAAGCAGTGGCGCTGTGGCGCGAGGGACACAACAGCGCCGCCCGCGAGGCTATAAAGCCCTGGCGGTAC is from Desulfovibrio desulfuricans and encodes:
- a CDS encoding GtrA family protein, which gives rise to MASGWQRLPGCSRLAALARGLLARRWVRFGIVGGAASASYFLLGLLFVNVLQLPTLAGNALAFALSFIVSYLGQCLWTFRAADAGAGIATHRSMLPRYAATQAVGLGLNSAIIWLLMQMGVPYAWAMPIAVLLVPVMVYMLCKVWVFKKQASFAPVGARQTPPQPSADSGPARNKDNA
- a CDS encoding glycosyltransferase family 2 protein; this encodes MNAPAVSVIMNCLNSSRDLREAMDSLMAQTFADFEVIFWDNCSTDGSPAIARSYGDRVRYFRGETIVPLGEGRNLALAQARGRYLAFLDCDDVWKPTKLERQVALFEANPRVGLVCTDTEIFDGRRVLKRLFAETSPARGMAFAALMQRQWISMSSAMVSREALTSLSADKIPSGQGSNGGWFDQSLNVCEEADVFYRIAHDWELDFVDEPLTMWRVHGNNTTFRKFGQFADETLRILEKHRMLYPGYDQEYSELVAMMTRRAGFQKAVALWREGHNSAAREAIKPWRYSGLKFKIFWWASYLPGVFFDMAARLYFALPANLRQ
- a CDS encoding response regulator; translated protein: MSIKTIIKTSNLAQLLLLLLLGLCLVSFGRGLHESRRTLENYYRLDSLLVDVETNTRQSYEEANAFMFTGSPERYANWQILSQARAGAQQDSAMHGVSFEDTARNLNLSTSLQVQVQSLLARRKHLDNLLDTAVSMAVGSSGPPHWDRDSLDLRGAQNWADRVNLDSEVQQMLFSAQTLREVQYRSFLDQVSMQEEPLVQMVWAMGIALLALAASALANIYIFQKRVAQPLDEVSLYAEGVAAGEDPQPVKLRYRDELSGMFGSLQRMKGTLFTRIRELKEAERWARKSKQQAVLARAQALTSLELAQKASHVQEDFLRRMSHEIRTPLNAIIGMSYLSLQTGLSGVQRDYMSQINTSGSVLLDMVNRILDFSSVNEGLLRRESRAFLLPRLLELLRQSVAGSALDKHLELHFTLDSDVPKVIEGDERHLEEALRILLDNAVKYTRTGSVECSVQYARDGGQDDACRLLFVVADTGPGMDSTLKEKLFEPFALGDESMTRSTSGLGLGLALARQLVNLLGGELSVASSLGKGSRFFFELSFGRVQHGEAPESLSAQEEALAAVESIFTPADVQQQTVLVVEDNDINAQIASELLAQARLAVRVASNGLAAVEEVRRGGVDLVLMDVQMPVMDGLEATTRIRELGYTPEILPILAMTAHADAASRMDGKNVGMNDYLTKPVDPAALYAALEKWLPGGLEFNPLTQGGVPCVATVEESAGQGLDVMRSADAAVAEPEGLAVNVEAGLATVGGNRDLYRELLLRFVDHYGESARELRGMLACGDLRGAARLAHTVKGVAANLGVERVCRLTRRMESSLPLNPPGESLMDEFEKSMDEVLMRVRCLEGANAMTTTGTLHLDGEHREALTALMAELPELMEVDWGNAESTLESFVPFVDGTPYAEDLAAILASVKDFDNGALQGQAAALQIRLLGDRA
- a CDS encoding chemotaxis protein CheW, translated to MDAAQAPRLEAQDSDQEHDGDLLQLVTFRIGEEEFGVDILSVQEIIRLMQITMVPHAAAFIEGVINLRGKVIPVINMRTRFSLPAVEHDANTRIVVMEFNQKIVGFLVDGVSEVLRIPVSTVEPAPPVVCGIGSEYIRGVGKLEDRLLILLDLDTLLSDMNADAG
- a CDS encoding DegT/DnrJ/EryC1/StrS family aminotransferase — encoded protein: MSMRLSRSIVGEAEARAVSRVITEDGYLGMGNEVRLFEEEVARYIGVKPSQVITVNTGTAALHLAVDAVAAQCRVDGKPEVLVPSLTFVASFQAIAAAGCVPVACDVLAETGTIDLADAERRVTPRTIAIMPVHYASNPWHLDAVYSFARDRGLRVVEDAAHAFGCKSHGRMIGSFGDMVCFSFDGIKNITCGEGGCLVAFDEEAGQLASDARLLSVANDAQKRFTGGRSWDPDVKRQGWRYHMSNIMAAIGRVQLGRLEAEFIPARRALTAIYEERLAGVDGLALLATDPQDFVVRHIMPVRVLDGRKDAVKEFLAARDIPTGVHYKPNHLLSCFGGGAQSLPVTEQLYAELVTLPLHPGLSVEDVESVCEALVAALK
- a CDS encoding DMT family transporter, with the translated sequence MPPTAPNLLPHLALLTAMAFWGSTFVVLRIALTTLSPLQTMAGRMLVACIVFLPLWPRLWRELKTHGHLGTLTLMALCEPCLFFLFETNALRLTTASQAGMITSMLPLLVAVTAFATLREHAGLRMWLGFLLAVCGVTWLTLTAVPDEKAANPLLGNILEGVAMCCAAGYTVLARHLSAQYSALCITAVQAFVGMVFFCLLAATIPESAALVSLGRTFPAWAPWACLLYLGGIVTFAGYGLYNFGVKRLNAGRAAAYTNLIPVFALLFGIALLDEKLLPAQYGGAALIVLGVLLSQWRGKAAANPAS
- a CDS encoding glycosyltransferase family 8 protein gives rise to the protein MKTVFCLDDKIQYLTLLKVAVRSLRAVQGSEAPCLCVYAGSDAALLAELEAENIPVARYAPRLDPSGFTPLGQACAGCFLKLELALVPELAQDDRVLYCDTDVLFYRPLDELFAQQPTYVGMAREYTAPFFHQYQQLSYEYRGASYTVPLPFPIWTYSSGVALFNLDRLRKRDFIGHFMAFCKENESRIGNLDQSLINYFFGKRITRLDDCWNCPPYREECRDAARIVHFHGPKPWEHNRPELADLRINHYPYMRERWMEYLTSQERALVQSWA